A single region of the Microbulbifer sp. MKSA007 genome encodes:
- the fghA gene encoding S-formylglutathione hydrolase encodes MSIELVSSTKSFDGFQQRYRHKSSTLNCSMVFSIFLPQDAEGNTQRKYPVVYWLSGLTCTDENFSQKAGAQRVAAELGIILVIPDTSPRGDDVADDPGYDLGQGAGFYVNATQEPWKQHYQMYDYVVDELPSLVELHFPTNGRRGICGHSMGGHGALVIGLRNPKRYQSISAFSPICNPIACPWGEKALGTYLGADPKSWEPYDATVLMGRAVEKTPILVSQGEQDEFLEEQLRPHSLQTAAEASDYPLRIEHHAGYDHSYYFIASFIEEHLRFHADSLLSRHIY; translated from the coding sequence ATGTCGATTGAATTGGTTAGCAGTACTAAATCTTTTGACGGTTTTCAGCAGCGTTACCGACATAAATCCAGCACGCTCAACTGTTCTATGGTCTTCTCCATTTTTTTACCACAGGATGCAGAGGGGAATACACAGAGGAAATATCCTGTTGTTTATTGGCTTTCGGGCTTGACGTGCACGGATGAAAACTTCAGTCAAAAGGCTGGTGCTCAGAGAGTCGCTGCAGAGTTAGGGATTATCTTAGTGATACCCGATACCAGCCCCAGAGGAGACGATGTGGCGGATGACCCGGGTTATGATCTGGGGCAGGGGGCTGGTTTTTATGTGAACGCGACCCAAGAACCCTGGAAACAGCATTATCAAATGTATGACTATGTCGTGGATGAACTTCCAAGCCTTGTAGAACTTCATTTCCCCACCAATGGTCGACGCGGGATTTGCGGGCACTCCATGGGCGGCCATGGTGCCCTGGTAATCGGCCTGCGAAACCCCAAGCGATATCAATCAATTTCTGCTTTTAGTCCAATTTGCAATCCTATTGCTTGTCCTTGGGGAGAAAAGGCGCTGGGAACTTACTTGGGAGCTGATCCCAAGAGCTGGGAACCATATGACGCAACAGTGCTAATGGGGCGCGCTGTAGAGAAAACTCCGATTTTGGTTTCTCAGGGGGAACAGGATGAGTTTCTTGAGGAACAGTTGAGACCACATTCCCTGCAAACAGCTGCTGAAGCCAGTGATTATCCTCTTCGGATAGAGCACCATGCAGGTTACGATCACAGTTACTATTTCATCGCTTCATTTATTGAGGAGCACTTAAGGTTCCATGCAGACTCATTGTTGAGCAGACATATATATTAG
- a CDS encoding DPP IV N-terminal domain-containing protein, with the protein MKQALLALLGCTFAGICSAESLSIERLFSDPALSGTAPRALEYSPDGQRVTFLKGRVEDYNRYDLWEYNLKDGQSRILVNSDSLHSGSETLSDEEKARRERQRIYGSGIMEYSWSEDGRSLLFPLAGDIYYYDLKDRSSRRLTETETFETDVKVSPEGHFVSFIRDQNIYIVDLKTGREKQLTSDGKDHIKNGMAEFVAQEEMDRMTGYWWSPDDRHIAFLQVDESPVDQVTRSEIYADRIEMIQQRYPAAGRANAKIRLGLIDIDSGDIRWVNLGDNQDIYIPRVKWARDHLLTFQWQSRDQQKLELRAYNLNTGKTRTLLTESSNTWVNLSHDLHFLEDSDAFIWSSERDGFKHLYKYDFGGRLQAQLTKGDWVVDELEAVDEQANRLYFTARKDTPIERHLYAVSLQGESDIKRISQRSGMHSIEFSEDASGYIDKFSSVTTPPQVSLHSSSGARITWLEQNAVNRVHPLYPYKDQWITPEFGSIEAPHGQELFYRLYKPANFDAKKSYPVMVFVYGGPHAQVVTNSWDKLFNQYMAQQGYIVFSLDNRGSANRGTTFENPIFKNMGSPEVEDQITGVEFLRTLPYVDKNKVGIFGHSYGGYMALMSMFKAGDYFKAGVSGAPVTDWTLYDTHYTERYMGNPTKDMDAYEASSVFPYAKGLQGDLLIYHGMADDNVLFTNTTKLIKQMQDNGQQFELMTYPGKKHSLRGKQTRIHQYSMIKRFFDRHLKGQD; encoded by the coding sequence ATGAAACAAGCACTGCTTGCATTACTTGGATGTACTTTTGCAGGAATATGTTCTGCAGAGTCACTCAGCATTGAACGGTTATTCTCCGACCCGGCTCTGAGTGGTACCGCTCCCCGAGCGCTGGAATATTCACCTGATGGGCAGCGCGTAACTTTCCTCAAAGGTAGAGTTGAAGATTACAACCGTTACGATCTTTGGGAGTACAACCTGAAAGACGGTCAGTCCCGAATTTTGGTCAATTCCGATAGTCTGCACAGCGGTAGTGAAACTCTTTCGGATGAGGAAAAGGCAAGACGGGAGCGCCAGCGAATTTATGGTAGTGGAATAATGGAGTACAGCTGGTCAGAGGATGGTCGGTCTCTGTTGTTCCCTTTGGCCGGCGATATTTACTATTACGATCTCAAGGACCGTTCTTCGCGTCGACTGACTGAAACGGAAACCTTTGAAACCGATGTAAAGGTTTCTCCCGAGGGGCACTTTGTTTCGTTTATTCGCGACCAAAATATCTATATTGTCGATCTGAAAACCGGTAGGGAAAAGCAGCTAACCAGCGACGGCAAAGATCATATTAAAAATGGAATGGCTGAGTTTGTTGCCCAGGAGGAAATGGACCGGATGACCGGTTATTGGTGGTCTCCTGATGATCGGCATATTGCTTTCCTGCAAGTTGATGAGTCGCCAGTTGATCAGGTAACCCGTAGCGAAATCTATGCGGATCGTATCGAAATGATACAGCAACGTTACCCCGCTGCTGGGCGTGCGAACGCAAAAATCCGACTTGGCCTTATAGATATTGATTCGGGGGATATCCGTTGGGTCAACCTGGGAGATAATCAGGATATTTATATTCCCCGAGTAAAATGGGCCCGTGATCACCTGCTAACTTTCCAGTGGCAATCTCGAGACCAGCAAAAGTTAGAGCTTCGTGCTTACAATCTCAATACGGGAAAAACCCGAACGCTCCTTACCGAGTCCAGCAATACCTGGGTTAACCTGAGCCATGATCTCCACTTTTTGGAAGATAGCGATGCTTTTATTTGGTCATCGGAGAGGGATGGCTTCAAACACCTGTATAAATATGATTTTGGCGGCAGATTACAGGCACAATTGACTAAGGGAGATTGGGTGGTTGACGAGTTAGAGGCTGTTGATGAGCAGGCTAACCGTCTGTATTTTACCGCACGAAAAGATACTCCAATCGAGAGGCATCTCTATGCAGTCTCCCTGCAAGGGGAGAGCGACATTAAGAGAATTTCACAGCGTAGTGGTATGCACTCTATCGAATTTTCTGAGGATGCCTCTGGATATATTGATAAATTTTCCAGCGTTACCACGCCGCCTCAAGTGAGCCTGCACAGCAGCTCAGGGGCCAGAATCACCTGGCTTGAGCAGAACGCTGTAAATCGTGTTCACCCTCTCTATCCTTATAAAGATCAATGGATCACTCCGGAATTTGGCAGTATTGAGGCGCCCCATGGCCAGGAGCTTTTCTACCGCTTGTACAAACCTGCTAATTTTGATGCGAAGAAAAGTTACCCGGTAATGGTGTTTGTCTATGGTGGTCCACACGCTCAGGTGGTTACCAATAGCTGGGATAAGCTATTCAACCAGTATATGGCCCAACAGGGTTATATTGTTTTTTCCCTAGATAATCGTGGTTCAGCAAACCGCGGTACCACTTTTGAGAATCCTATCTTTAAGAATATGGGATCTCCTGAAGTGGAAGATCAAATTACCGGCGTTGAATTCCTGCGTACCTTGCCTTACGTTGATAAAAATAAAGTAGGTATCTTCGGTCACAGCTACGGTGGTTACATGGCACTGATGAGTATGTTCAAAGCCGGAGACTACTTTAAGGCGGGGGTATCGGGTGCGCCGGTTACGGACTGGACGCTGTATGATACCCATTACACTGAGCGTTATATGGGCAATCCAACCAAGGATATGGATGCCTATGAGGCATCTTCTGTGTTTCCCTATGCGAAGGGCTTACAAGGTGATCTGCTGATTTATCATGGCATGGCGGATGACAATGTGTTGTTTACCAATACCACTAAACTCATAAAACAGATGCAGGACAACGGCCAACAATTTGAGCTGATGACTTATCCAGGCAAGAAGCATAGCTTGCGCGGTAAGCAGACTCGCATCCACCAATACAGCATGATCAAGCGATTTTTTGATCGGCATTTAAAGGGGCAGGATTAA
- a CDS encoding CBS domain-containing protein has product MTEGIEWCWEEDDLLSAVHKMEQQLLRRMPVLNSEKRMVGILSLGDITSAIASKQGGQFAAAVSSHH; this is encoded by the coding sequence ATGACAGAGGGGATTGAATGGTGCTGGGAAGAGGATGATCTGCTGTCTGCTGTCCACAAAATGGAGCAACAGTTGTTACGGCGAATGCCGGTACTCAATAGTGAAAAGCGTATGGTCGGTATTCTCAGTTTAGGGGATATTACCAGTGCCATCGCCAGCAAGCAGGGTGGGCAGTTCGCAGCAGCGGTCTCCTCGCACCACTGA
- a CDS encoding AraC family transcriptional regulator ligand-binding domain-containing protein, which produces MKPIYEIRSGALAGFNLLVPQLGGQSSDFLAQVGLPADCTRRPNILIPIATLVDLLNLCSRDLSCSDFGLRLAGKQGLRMLGVLGKLILESENLSSALTVTHRYMVLHNQADHWKIYQTDDCLIAERVNHFPDAIPAQQYTELSVGAAYRLIQEMVGSKVSPRSVSFRHKPQSPLSSYQNFFGIEASFEQDRDRLVFDGSLMNYPLAKPSSGLMRYFEEFSKCLLAEHKGDISRQVQVLILQTLGAQQHSLEQISRLLGMPMRTLQRRLNEAGTSFKQLVQGARMKTARWHLRASSIDVGLLSASLGYTDISAFSKAFRAIHGSSPLQWRKRQAINC; this is translated from the coding sequence ATGAAGCCTATCTATGAAATTCGCAGTGGTGCGCTGGCTGGGTTTAATCTATTGGTGCCACAGCTCGGTGGTCAGTCATCAGATTTTTTAGCGCAAGTGGGGCTTCCTGCGGATTGTACACGTCGTCCAAATATCTTGATCCCCATTGCAACGCTGGTGGACCTCCTTAATTTGTGTTCACGGGACTTGTCCTGTAGTGACTTTGGCTTGCGATTGGCGGGGAAGCAAGGGCTACGTATGCTGGGCGTCCTTGGTAAGCTGATACTGGAAAGTGAGAATCTATCCAGTGCTTTGACAGTAACTCACCGGTATATGGTGTTACACAACCAGGCGGACCACTGGAAAATTTACCAAACCGATGACTGCTTGATTGCAGAGAGAGTTAATCACTTCCCCGACGCAATTCCCGCGCAACAGTATACTGAACTTTCAGTAGGCGCTGCCTATCGCCTGATACAGGAGATGGTTGGCTCTAAAGTATCTCCCCGCTCTGTTTCATTTCGGCATAAGCCCCAATCTCCGCTGAGTAGTTACCAAAATTTTTTTGGCATTGAGGCTAGTTTTGAGCAAGATCGAGATCGCTTGGTTTTTGATGGATCATTGATGAACTATCCCCTCGCTAAACCCAGCAGCGGTCTTATGAGATATTTTGAGGAGTTTTCCAAGTGCTTATTGGCAGAGCACAAGGGTGATATCAGCCGACAGGTTCAAGTCTTAATCCTTCAAACTCTCGGGGCCCAGCAGCACTCCCTGGAGCAAATTTCTCGCTTACTCGGTATGCCAATGAGAACGCTTCAGCGCCGTTTAAATGAAGCGGGAACCTCCTTTAAGCAGTTGGTACAGGGGGCGCGAATGAAGACTGCTCGCTGGCATCTACGGGCCTCAAGTATTGATGTGGGATTACTATCAGCAAGTTTGGGCTACACCGATATCAGTGCTTTCTCAAAAGCATTTCGAGCCATTCATGGAAGCTCCCCACTGCAGTGGAGGAAGCGACAAGCTATTAATTGTTAA
- a CDS encoding PhnA domain-containing protein, whose translation MAVTQEQLAQRSGNQCELCKAENGLAVYDVPQSEGYPDAAVLLCQTCRDQLENPAQLESAHWQCLSESMWSTEPAIQVLAWRILKRLSGETWAQDLFDMLYLDGDLLAWAEAGAIPEAGELVIHRDSNGAQLQAGDNVVIIKDLDVKGSSLVAKRGTAVRGISLSDNPEHIEGRVEGQRIVILTKFVKKSG comes from the coding sequence ATGGCTGTGACTCAGGAGCAGTTGGCACAACGCAGTGGAAATCAGTGCGAGCTCTGTAAAGCAGAAAATGGCTTGGCGGTTTATGACGTACCCCAGTCAGAGGGCTATCCAGATGCGGCAGTATTATTGTGTCAAACCTGTAGGGACCAGCTGGAAAATCCTGCACAGCTGGAAAGTGCGCACTGGCAGTGTCTGTCGGAGTCTATGTGGAGTACCGAGCCGGCAATTCAAGTGTTGGCATGGCGTATTCTAAAGCGCTTATCTGGCGAGACCTGGGCCCAAGACTTGTTTGACATGTTGTATTTGGATGGCGATTTGCTGGCCTGGGCAGAGGCCGGGGCAATACCAGAGGCTGGTGAGTTGGTGATTCATCGGGATAGTAATGGTGCCCAGTTACAAGCTGGAGATAATGTAGTTATTATCAAAGACTTGGATGTAAAAGGAAGCAGTTTGGTTGCAAAACGGGGAACGGCAGTTCGCGGTATCAGCTTAAGCGATAATCCTGAGCATATCGAAGGACGGGTCGAGGGTCAGAGAATTGTTATTCTGACAAAGTTTGTGAAAAAGAGTGGCTGA
- the katG gene encoding catalase/peroxidase HPI, whose amino-acid sequence MKYNRSYVALLISIFIVAPFSVADTHEEVVTDPVILEGAVEGQPKSNRFWWPDQLDLRPLRQHSPRSNPMGDSFDYAAEFQTLDLKAVKQDIETQLKTSQDWWPADYGHYGPFMIRMAWHSAGTYRIGDGRGGARGGQQRFDPLNSWPDNANLDKARRLLWPIKQKYGRKLSWADLMVLTGNVALESMGFPTYGFAGGRQDDWEPDLVYWGPETKMLADERYTGNRELDKPLGAVQMGLIYVNPEGPNGNPDPVAAATDIRETFARMAMNDEETVALIAGGHTFGKAHGAVKADCLGPEPAAAPIEQQGLGWKNKCGKGNADDTMTSGLEGAWSAAPINWSQQYLDNLFKFNWVKTKSPAGAVQWIPDDQSAANLVPDAFDKNKRHAPIMFTTDLSLKFDPSYKEIAKRFQENPEEFQRAFAKAWFKLTHRDMGPRARYLGAEVPEEDLIWQDPIPKVDHSLIDSRDINSLKAKILAAGISVPDLVRTAWASASTFRGSDFRGGANGGRLRLEPQKDWSVNDPTELSQVLASLEKVQQEFNSSQSGGKKISMADIIVLGGAAAIEKAAEQGGHKIQVPFKPGRTDASQEQTDVNSFAVLQPLADGFRNYFGDGYGRTPTELLVDKASLLTLSVPEMTVLVGGMRALNANTDSSQNGVLTQRPGTLTNDFFVNLLDMSTVWSKSAKSEGIYEGKDRKSGQAKWTATPVDLIFGSNSELRAVAEVYASSDGADKFVNDFVQAWTKVMNLDRVDQPQS is encoded by the coding sequence ATGAAATATAATCGTAGTTATGTCGCTTTATTAATCTCAATATTTATAGTCGCGCCATTTAGTGTCGCAGATACCCATGAGGAAGTCGTCACTGATCCAGTAATTCTTGAGGGTGCAGTAGAAGGACAGCCAAAGTCCAATCGGTTTTGGTGGCCTGATCAGCTGGATCTGCGTCCCCTCAGGCAGCACTCTCCAAGATCCAATCCAATGGGTGACAGCTTTGATTACGCTGCCGAATTCCAAACCCTGGATCTTAAAGCGGTAAAACAGGACATCGAAACTCAGCTCAAAACTTCACAGGACTGGTGGCCCGCAGACTACGGTCATTACGGCCCATTTATGATCCGAATGGCCTGGCACAGCGCTGGCACCTACCGGATCGGTGATGGTCGTGGTGGTGCCCGTGGCGGCCAACAGCGTTTCGATCCCCTCAACAGCTGGCCTGATAATGCCAACCTGGATAAAGCCCGCCGTCTACTCTGGCCCATCAAACAAAAATATGGGCGCAAATTGTCCTGGGCTGATCTTATGGTGCTAACCGGCAATGTAGCCCTGGAGTCCATGGGATTCCCCACTTACGGATTTGCCGGGGGGCGACAGGATGACTGGGAGCCCGACCTGGTTTATTGGGGGCCCGAAACCAAGATGCTCGCAGATGAGCGTTACACCGGCAACCGAGAGTTGGACAAGCCCCTGGGCGCTGTGCAAATGGGGCTTATTTATGTCAACCCGGAGGGCCCCAATGGCAATCCCGATCCGGTGGCTGCCGCCACAGATATCCGCGAAACCTTTGCCCGCATGGCGATGAATGACGAAGAGACAGTAGCCTTGATTGCTGGAGGGCATACTTTTGGTAAGGCTCACGGTGCAGTGAAAGCTGATTGCCTCGGCCCAGAGCCCGCCGCCGCCCCAATTGAGCAACAGGGGCTTGGCTGGAAAAATAAGTGTGGGAAAGGTAATGCCGACGACACAATGACATCCGGCCTGGAAGGGGCCTGGTCTGCCGCCCCGATCAATTGGAGCCAGCAGTATCTGGACAACCTTTTTAAATTCAATTGGGTCAAAACAAAAAGTCCAGCTGGTGCCGTTCAGTGGATACCCGATGATCAGAGCGCGGCAAATCTGGTGCCCGATGCATTCGACAAGAACAAGCGCCATGCCCCCATCATGTTTACCACGGATTTATCCCTTAAGTTCGATCCCAGCTACAAAGAAATTGCCAAGCGGTTTCAGGAAAATCCGGAAGAATTTCAACGCGCCTTTGCCAAAGCCTGGTTCAAGCTGACTCATCGGGATATGGGCCCTCGCGCGCGCTATTTGGGAGCGGAGGTGCCCGAAGAAGATTTAATTTGGCAAGACCCTATCCCCAAAGTTGATCACTCTCTGATTGACAGCCGGGATATAAATTCTCTCAAAGCAAAAATACTGGCGGCAGGCATTAGCGTTCCCGATCTGGTGAGGACTGCCTGGGCCTCTGCTTCTACCTTCCGTGGTTCAGATTTTCGCGGTGGCGCCAATGGTGGCCGTCTTCGCCTGGAACCCCAAAAGGACTGGTCGGTAAACGATCCCACTGAACTATCACAAGTCCTGGCATCGCTGGAAAAAGTCCAGCAGGAATTTAACAGCTCCCAATCCGGGGGCAAAAAAATCTCAATGGCAGATATCATTGTACTTGGGGGCGCAGCAGCCATTGAAAAAGCTGCAGAGCAGGGCGGGCATAAAATTCAGGTCCCCTTCAAGCCTGGACGCACCGATGCTTCCCAGGAACAAACAGATGTTAATTCTTTTGCGGTACTACAACCTCTGGCCGATGGCTTCCGCAACTACTTTGGCGATGGTTATGGGAGAACCCCTACAGAGTTATTAGTTGATAAAGCCAGCCTGTTAACCCTGAGTGTGCCTGAAATGACTGTTCTGGTTGGTGGAATGCGCGCACTTAATGCAAATACCGACTCCTCACAGAATGGTGTACTTACTCAGCGCCCCGGCACACTGACGAATGATTTCTTTGTGAACCTGCTCGATATGTCTACTGTCTGGTCCAAGTCGGCAAAATCAGAGGGTATCTATGAAGGAAAAGATCGCAAAAGTGGCCAGGCAAAGTGGACAGCCACACCTGTAGATCTGATTTTTGGTTCAAACTCTGAATTAAGGGCAGTCGCAGAGGTTTATGCTTCCAGTGATGGCGCTGACAAGTTTGTAAATGATTTTGTGCAGGCCTGGACCAAGGTAATGAATTTGGATCGGGTTGATCAGCCTCAGTCTTAA
- a CDS encoding Hsp20 family protein, which yields MSERKNMYEISAELPGVGKDDISVTLENGVLTLEAEVHREVKEKKDGRVLRQERRYGKFLRSFNLGEDVRESEIDANFKDGILTLTVPKHEGHPPQRKRIEVH from the coding sequence GTGAGTGAGCGCAAGAATATGTATGAAATCAGCGCTGAGCTGCCGGGAGTGGGTAAGGACGATATCAGTGTAACCCTAGAAAATGGGGTTTTGACTCTTGAAGCTGAGGTGCACCGCGAGGTTAAGGAGAAGAAGGATGGCCGCGTGCTTCGTCAGGAGCGGCGTTACGGCAAGTTCTTGCGCAGTTTCAATCTTGGTGAAGATGTTCGCGAAAGTGAGATTGATGCAAATTTCAAAGATGGGATTCTCACGCTCACGGTACCAAAACATGAGGGGCATCCCCCGCAAAGAAAGCGGATTGAAGTGCACTGA
- a CDS encoding CBS domain-containing protein, which produces MKVKHAMHEGATWCTPDTPLQELAKILRDEDIGAVPIGENDRLVGIVTDRDIVCRGVVQGVISALCPPEML; this is translated from the coding sequence ATGAAAGTTAAACACGCAATGCATGAGGGGGCTACCTGGTGCACCCCGGATACTCCATTACAGGAGTTGGCAAAAATTTTACGAGATGAAGATATTGGTGCAGTGCCGATCGGAGAAAATGACAGGCTTGTAGGAATAGTGACTGATAGAGATATTGTATGTCGCGGTGTGGTTCAGGGGGTAATCTCAGCTCTTTGTCCGCCCGAGATGTTATGA